Proteins encoded by one window of Arabidopsis thaliana chromosome 2, partial sequence:
- the G3Pp5 gene encoding Major facilitator superfamily protein (Major facilitator superfamily protein; FUNCTIONS IN: sugar:hydrogen symporter activity; INVOLVED IN: carbohydrate transport, transmembrane transport; EXPRESSED IN: 23 plant structures; EXPRESSED DURING: 15 growth stages; CONTAINS InterPro DOMAIN/s: Major facilitator superfamily (InterPro:IPR020846), Major facilitator superfamily MFS-1 (InterPro:IPR011701), Major facilitator superfamily, general substrate transporter (InterPro:IPR016196); BEST Arabidopsis thaliana protein match is: phosphate starvation-induced gene 3 (TAIR:AT3G47420.1); Has 5848 Blast hits to 5578 proteins in 1255 species: Archae - 36; Bacteria - 4849; Metazoa - 431; Fungi - 50; Plants - 276; Viruses - 0; Other Eukaryotes - 206 (source: NCBI BLink).) — protein MQSRIVGLAPAFSLFPNLNTPHKTFTFHQILVLIITFTAYASFHASRKPPSIVKSVLGPPSLNSSSIDNGWAPFNGTQGTKRLDDSSFAIGFLEAWRLPGVAPYAFCLFFSKLVAYTFLYWLPYYLRHTAVAGVNLSHKTAGILSTVFDVGGVLGGISAGFISDKIKARALTSITFLALSIPALIMYRVYGSVSMFINIVLMFISGLLVNGPYALITTAVAADLGTQDSIKGNGRALATVTAIIDGTGSVGAALGPLLAGYISSRGWNSVFFMLIVSIFFAGLFLVRLAKSEINTMRSGELIASSVP, from the exons ATGCAATCGAGAATCGTCGGATTAGCTCCGGCGTTTTCTCTCTTCCCTAACCTAAACACACCTCACAAAACCTTCACTTTCCATCAAATCTTAGTTCTCATCATCACATTCACAGCCTACGCTTCCTTTCACGCTTCTCGTAAACCACCAAGTATCGTCAAAAGCGTCCTTGGTCCACCTTCTCTTAATTCATCTTCAATTGATAATGGCTGGGCTCCGTTTAACGGAACCCAAGGAACCAAGAGACTTG ATGATTCGTCGTTTGCTATCGGGTTTCTCGAGGCTTGGAGATTGCCTGGTGTTGCGCCTTACgctttctgtttgtttttctcgAAACTCGTCGCTTACACGTTCTTGTATTGGTTACCATACTACTTAAGGCACACAG CTGTTGCGGGTGTGAATCTCTCCCATAAAACCGCTGGGATTCTCTCGACGGTCTTTGACGTTGGAGGAGTTCTTGGTGGAATATCAGCAGGGTTCATTTCCGATAAAATTAAAGCGCGTGCGCTCACGTCAATCACATTCTTGGCACTCTCTATTCCTGCTTTAATTATGTACAGAGTCTATGGAAGTGTGTCCATGTTCATCAACATCGTCTTGATGTTTATATCCGGGTTATTAGTAAACGGTCCTTATGCACTAATAACCACAGCTGTTGCAGCTGATCTCGGAACACAAGACTCTATAAAAGGGAATGGTCGAGCTTTGGCGACAGTAACTGCTATTATAGACGGTACTGGTTCGGTTGGCGCAGCTTTGGGTCCGTTGCTTGCTGGTTACATATCGAGCAGAGGGTGGAACAGTGTTTTTTTCATGCTTATTGTTTCAATATTCTTTGCGGGTTTGTTCTTGGTTCGGCTTGCAAAGTCTGAGATCAATACGATGAGGTCCGGAGAATTGATAGCGTCGAGTGTTCCTTAA
- the G3Pp5 gene encoding Major facilitator superfamily protein (Major facilitator superfamily protein; FUNCTIONS IN: sugar:hydrogen symporter activity; INVOLVED IN: carbohydrate transport, transmembrane transport; EXPRESSED IN: 23 plant structures; EXPRESSED DURING: 15 growth stages; CONTAINS InterPro DOMAIN/s: Major facilitator superfamily (InterPro:IPR020846), Major facilitator superfamily MFS-1 (InterPro:IPR011701), Major facilitator superfamily, general substrate transporter (InterPro:IPR016196); BEST Arabidopsis thaliana protein match is: phosphate starvation-induced gene 3 (TAIR:AT3G47420.1); Has 21024 Blast hits to 20758 proteins in 2103 species: Archae - 375; Bacteria - 17368; Metazoa - 1290; Fungi - 904; Plants - 279; Viruses - 0; Other Eukaryotes - 808 (source: NCBI BLink).) — MQSRIVGLAPAFSLFPNLNTPHKTFTFHQILVLIITFTAYASFHASRKPPSIVKSVLGPPSLNSSSIDNGWAPFNGTQGTKRLGELDLAFLSSYALGMYFAGHLGDRIDLRYFLVFGMMGSGILTLVFGLGYWMNVHTLGFYMSVQIVCGLFQSIGWPCVVSVVGNWCGKEKRGLIMGLWNSHTSVGNILGSVIASSVLDFGWGWSFVLPGVLVLVSGVVVFMFLVVSPNDLGFEELGKEIEIEMSLGENVEESLRKHEAEGAVLLENVDDSSFAIGFLEAWRLPGVAPYAFCLFFSKLVAYTFLYWLPYYLRHTAVAGVNLSHKTAGILSTVFDVGGVLGGISAGFISDKIKARALTSITFLALSIPALIMYRVYGSVSMFINIVLMFISGLLVNGPYALITTAVAADLGTQDSIKGNGRALATVTAIIDGTGSVGAALGPLLAGYISSRGWNSVFFMLIVSIFFAGLFLVRLAKSEINTMRSGELIASSVP, encoded by the exons ATGCAATCGAGAATCGTCGGATTAGCTCCGGCGTTTTCTCTCTTCCCTAACCTAAACACACCTCACAAAACCTTCACTTTCCATCAAATCTTAGTTCTCATCATCACATTCACAGCCTACGCTTCCTTTCACGCTTCTCGTAAACCACCAAGTATCGTCAAAAGCGTCCTTGGTCCACCTTCTCTTAATTCATCTTCAATTGATAATGGCTGGGCTCCGTTTAACGGAACCCAAGGAACCAAGAGACTTGGTGAGCTTGATTTggcttttctttcttcttatgcTTTGGGTATGTATTTTGCTGGACATTTAGGAGATAGGATTGATTTGAGATACTTTCTTGTGTTTGGAATGATGGGTAGTGGGATTCTTACTCTTGTGTTTGGTTTAGGGTATTGGATGAATGTTCATACACTTGGGTTTTATATGAGTGTTCAGATTGTTTGTGGTTTGTTTCAATCTATTGGATGGCCTTGtgttgtttctgttgttgGTAATTGGTGTGGGAAAGAGAAACGTGGTTTGATTATGGGTTTGTGGAACTCTCATACTTCTGTTGGGAATATTCTCGGTTCGGTTATTGCGTCTTCGGTTCTTGATTTCGGTTGGGGTTGGTCTTTTGTTTTGCCTGGTGTGTTGGTGCTTGTGTCTGGAGTGgttgtgtttatgtttcttgttgtTAGTCCTAATGATTTGGGGTTTGAAGAATTGGGTaaagagattgagattgagatgAGTTTAGGTGAGAATGTAGAGGAAAGTTTGAGGAAACATGAAGCTGAGGGCGCGGTGCTACTTGAAAACGTAGATGATTCGTCGTTTGCTATCGGGTTTCTCGAGGCTTGGAGATTGCCTGGTGTTGCGCCTTACgctttctgtttgtttttctcgAAACTCGTCGCTTACACGTTCTTGTATTGGTTACCATACTACTTAAGGCACACAG CTGTTGCGGGTGTGAATCTCTCCCATAAAACCGCTGGGATTCTCTCGACGGTCTTTGACGTTGGAGGAGTTCTTGGTGGAATATCAGCAGGGTTCATTTCCGATAAAATTAAAGCGCGTGCGCTCACGTCAATCACATTCTTGGCACTCTCTATTCCTGCTTTAATTATGTACAGAGTCTATGGAAGTGTGTCCATGTTCATCAACATCGTCTTGATGTTTATATCCGGGTTATTAGTAAACGGTCCTTATGCACTAATAACCACAGCTGTTGCAGCTGATCTCGGAACACAAGACTCTATAAAAGGGAATGGTCGAGCTTTGGCGACAGTAACTGCTATTATAGACGGTACTGGTTCGGTTGGCGCAGCTTTGGGTCCGTTGCTTGCTGGTTACATATCGAGCAGAGGGTGGAACAGTGTTTTTTTCATGCTTATTGTTTCAATATTCTTTGCGGGTTTGTTCTTGGTTCGGCTTGCAAAGTCTGAGATCAATACGATGAGGTCCGGAGAATTGATAGCGTCGAGTGTTCCTTAA
- the G3Pp5 gene encoding Major facilitator superfamily protein (Major facilitator superfamily protein; FUNCTIONS IN: sugar:hydrogen symporter activity; INVOLVED IN: carbohydrate transport, transmembrane transport; EXPRESSED IN: 23 plant structures; EXPRESSED DURING: 15 growth stages; CONTAINS InterPro DOMAIN/s: Major facilitator superfamily (InterPro:IPR020846), Major facilitator superfamily MFS-1 (InterPro:IPR011701), Major facilitator superfamily, general substrate transporter (InterPro:IPR016196); BEST Arabidopsis thaliana protein match is: phosphate starvation-induced gene 3 (TAIR:AT3G47420.1); Has 5833 Blast hits to 5591 proteins in 1256 species: Archae - 36; Bacteria - 4879; Metazoa - 383; Fungi - 50; Plants - 278; Viruses - 0; Other Eukaryotes - 207 (source: NCBI BLink).) — MQSRIVGLAPAFSLFPNLNTPHKTFTFHQILVLIITFTAYASFHASRKPPSIVKSVLGPPSLNSSSIDNGWAPFNGTQGTKRLELGKEIEIEMSLGENVEESLRKHEAEGAVLLENVDDSSFAIGFLEAWRLPGVAPYAFCLFFSKLVAYTFLYWLPYYLRHTAVAGVNLSHKTAGILSTVFDVGGVLGGISAGFISDKIKARALTSITFLALSIPALIMYRVYGSVSMFINIVLMFISGLLVNGPYALITTAVAADLGTQDSIKGNGRALATVTAIIDGTGSVGAALGPLLAGYISSRGWNSVFFMLIVSIFFAGLFLVRLAKSEINTMRSGELIASSVP, encoded by the exons ATGCAATCGAGAATCGTCGGATTAGCTCCGGCGTTTTCTCTCTTCCCTAACCTAAACACACCTCACAAAACCTTCACTTTCCATCAAATCTTAGTTCTCATCATCACATTCACAGCCTACGCTTCCTTTCACGCTTCTCGTAAACCACCAAGTATCGTCAAAAGCGTCCTTGGTCCACCTTCTCTTAATTCATCTTCAATTGATAATGGCTGGGCTCCGTTTAACGGAACCCAAGGAACCAAGAGACTTG AATTGGGTaaagagattgagattgagatgAGTTTAGGTGAGAATGTAGAGGAAAGTTTGAGGAAACATGAAGCTGAGGGCGCGGTGCTACTTGAAAACGTAGATGATTCGTCGTTTGCTATCGGGTTTCTCGAGGCTTGGAGATTGCCTGGTGTTGCGCCTTACgctttctgtttgtttttctcgAAACTCGTCGCTTACACGTTCTTGTATTGGTTACCATACTACTTAAGGCACACAG CTGTTGCGGGTGTGAATCTCTCCCATAAAACCGCTGGGATTCTCTCGACGGTCTTTGACGTTGGAGGAGTTCTTGGTGGAATATCAGCAGGGTTCATTTCCGATAAAATTAAAGCGCGTGCGCTCACGTCAATCACATTCTTGGCACTCTCTATTCCTGCTTTAATTATGTACAGAGTCTATGGAAGTGTGTCCATGTTCATCAACATCGTCTTGATGTTTATATCCGGGTTATTAGTAAACGGTCCTTATGCACTAATAACCACAGCTGTTGCAGCTGATCTCGGAACACAAGACTCTATAAAAGGGAATGGTCGAGCTTTGGCGACAGTAACTGCTATTATAGACGGTACTGGTTCGGTTGGCGCAGCTTTGGGTCCGTTGCTTGCTGGTTACATATCGAGCAGAGGGTGGAACAGTGTTTTTTTCATGCTTATTGTTTCAATATTCTTTGCGGGTTTGTTCTTGGTTCGGCTTGCAAAGTCTGAGATCAATACGATGAGGTCCGGAGAATTGATAGCGTCGAGTGTTCCTTAA